CTTGGAGAGTAGCCACAGATACCATGTCAATGCCGAGGAGGTAGTGTCACGCCCAGCAAGTATAAAGCTTATTACTATGTCGGTCACGAATTTCTCATCCGAGTGGCCGGAGCTCAAGAACCGTGACAAAAGGTCGACGGAATCGAGCGAGGCCTTCTGTCTGAGCTCGtgattcttttctcttattattttccTGGAAAATTCTTGAACTTCTGAGACTGCGATTCTCAGACGCTTCTCGGACCCAATATTCAAAAGCTTCTTGATTTTCCAAACGAGCGGAATTAACGCACCGAGCCTCTCGCTACTGATCTTGACGCTTTCGTCAAACGCTTGAGCGAACTTGGTTTGTGGAAGAGAAGGCAACAGGTAGGCGGGGTCGAATCCGAAAGCGATTTTGCATATATTATCGAAGGCAAACCTTTGAAGAATGTCCTGGAAGTCTAGGACAGTTCCGGTTGCGGCAGCTGAGGAGAGGATGGGGACGAGGCGGTCGGAGATCTCGGTGTCCACGACGGTCTCGACGAATTTGCGGAGAGACTTGGTGTTGAATTCGTGGCTGGCGACTTGTCTTTGGAATTTCCAGGATTCGCCGTCCACGTTTAAGATCCCGTGGCCGAGGAAGTCTTTGAGGGTTCCGTTGAAAAAGTCTCCCTTGCCGTAGTTGTGGAAGTTGGTCTTGAGGATGTGCTGGACGACGGCTGGGTTGGCAGTTAACACCTGGCGCGTGCCGACGCTGCGATGGAGGACGTAGGTGGCTGAGGGTGAGACTTGGAGGATGTCTGAAAGCCATTGGAGACGTCGGTCTTGGTTAGCAAGCACGGCCAGGAACGAACCGATTATAGGGTAGGATCTTGGGGGGCTGACGGTGGCGGAGGGTAGTGGAGATGATTGCCTTTTGGGTGTTGAAGCTCTGGTAAGGAAGAGGATGGAAAGTAagggaagaaggagaaggaaaaaagCGGCTAGGAGTTCGGGGAACAGCATAGCTACGATTTGGACAGGTCTTTTCTCAGATCTATTTGACTTTTGTGTTCTGTCGGATGGTTAATGGATTGCGTGGGAGTGGTTTTTATAATTGACCCTTATTTTTGGGCATAATTGTGTACATGCCTATTTTACCCTTGACTACTTCTTTCTTTGCACGTCACCCGGTACGTCACGGattatctttgtttttgttttttttttttttttttaaataaagattcCCATAAATCATTAAGATAAAACTTACTTAGCAAGTACAATAAACTGGA
The Alnus glutinosa chromosome 14, dhAlnGlut1.1, whole genome shotgun sequence genome window above contains:
- the LOC133857579 gene encoding cytochrome P450 94A2-like, which produces MLFPELLAAFFLLLLPLLSILFLTRASTPKRQSSPLPSATVSPPRSYPIIGSFLAVLANQDRRLQWLSDILQVSPSATYVLHRSVGTRQVLTANPAVVQHILKTNFHNYGKGDFFNGTLKDFLGHGILNVDGESWKFQRQVASHEFNTKSLRKFVETVVDTEISDRLVPILSSAAATGTVLDFQDILQRFAFDNICKIAFGFDPAYLLPSLPQTKFAQAFDESVKISSERLGALIPLVWKIKKLLNIGSEKRLRIAVSEVQEFSRKIIREKNHELRQKASLDSVDLLSRFLSSGHSDEKFVTDIVISFILAGRDTTSSALTWYLWLLSKNPHVESEVLKEIKEKSEAPVFDEVKDMMYTQASLCESMRLYPPVALDTKEAVNDDVLPDGTVVKKGMRVTYIPYAMGRLETLWGSDWAEFKPERWLEKDEAENSHWRFVGRDAYTYPVFQAGPRICLGKEMAFLQMKRVLAGVLRRFKVLPALEEGVEPEFVPQMTSRMKGGLPVRIVERDEKN